A window of Deinococcus radiotolerans contains these coding sequences:
- a CDS encoding M48 family metalloprotease — MTTQGGQGALGRVWQGVVTRESARVRDAFLASESPPASARAVWGLVAAWLVVLAFAASVLLGAWWLLIALGVGGAPDITRGVVGFLGVMILLFAWLAFPRPYQPEGLEVSAQDAPELHALVARVAAELSVPGPVRVVLDGQVNASMGLAGWRREPVLALGVPLWWSLSPQGQVGLIAHELAHLRNGDPARGGVVALAFSVLERLAHSLLPDLISRSKEGLMPMITNALMTLLALLPMGAARLLAWLIGADSQAAEFRADLMAARVAGSDAVAVMLDRMHMAHLLDSALHKQRHMPERPHVFAEYAHMLDTVPEEQWAAQRAALGRTSLDDSHPATMDRVQVVLARPQPGTVHLTPKTAEWIRLELTPVVRPIEAKAQEWRQYLLNH; from the coding sequence ATGACGACTCAAGGGGGGCAGGGAGCGCTGGGGCGCGTGTGGCAGGGTGTGGTGACGCGCGAGTCCGCGCGGGTGCGGGACGCGTTCCTGGCGTCGGAATCGCCGCCCGCGTCGGCGCGGGCCGTGTGGGGCCTGGTGGCCGCGTGGCTGGTGGTCCTGGCGTTCGCCGCGTCGGTCCTGTTGGGGGCGTGGTGGCTGCTGATTGCGCTGGGTGTGGGCGGCGCTCCGGACATCACGCGTGGCGTGGTGGGCTTCTTGGGCGTGATGATCCTGCTGTTCGCGTGGCTGGCGTTCCCACGCCCGTACCAGCCGGAGGGCCTGGAGGTGAGCGCGCAGGACGCGCCGGAACTGCACGCGCTGGTGGCGCGCGTCGCGGCGGAGTTGAGCGTACCTGGCCCGGTTCGGGTGGTGCTGGACGGGCAGGTGAACGCGTCCATGGGTCTGGCTGGGTGGCGGCGCGAGCCGGTGCTGGCGCTGGGGGTGCCGCTGTGGTGGTCGCTGTCCCCGCAGGGTCAGGTGGGCCTGATCGCGCACGAACTGGCGCACCTGCGCAACGGTGATCCGGCGCGGGGTGGGGTGGTAGCGCTGGCGTTCTCGGTGCTGGAGCGCCTGGCGCACTCGCTGCTGCCGGACCTAATCAGCCGCTCCAAGGAAGGCCTGATGCCCATGATCACGAACGCCCTGATGACCCTGCTGGCCCTGTTGCCCATGGGTGCGGCGCGCCTGCTGGCGTGGTTGATCGGCGCGGACAGTCAGGCGGCAGAGTTCCGTGCAGACCTGATGGCAGCGCGCGTGGCGGGGTCAGACGCGGTGGCGGTGATGCTGGACCGTATGCACATGGCGCACCTGCTGGACAGTGCGCTGCACAAGCAGCGGCACATGCCAGAGCGGCCACATGTCTTCGCGGAATACGCTCACATGCTCGATACCGTCCCGGAGGAGCAGTGGGCGGCGCAGCGGGCCGCGCTGGGCCGCACCAGCCTGGACGACTCGCACCCCGCAACCATGGACCGCGTTCAGGTGGTGCTGGCGCGCCCGCAGCCCGGCACGGTGCACCTCACGCCGAAAACAGCGGAGTGGATCCGGCTGGAGTTGACGCCGGTTGTGCGGCCCATCGAGGCGAAGGCCCAAGAGTGGCGGCAGTACCTCCTGAACCACTGA
- a CDS encoding addiction module toxin RelE — MPRAWSGKDERQYEHVKDSELARGESPDRAEEIAARTVNKHRREEGRTPNRRTQGTGNPDAALGDLTRDELYNRAREQDVAGCSRMSKAQLVQALGG, encoded by the coding sequence ATGCCCAGAGCGTGGAGCGGCAAGGACGAGCGGCAGTACGAGCACGTGAAGGACAGTGAACTGGCGCGCGGTGAGTCCCCCGACCGTGCCGAGGAGATCGCGGCGCGCACGGTGAACAAGCACCGCCGTGAGGAGGGCCGCACACCGAACCGGCGCACGCAGGGCACCGGGAATCCGGACGCGGCGCTGGGCGACCTGACGCGGGATGAACTGTACAACCGGGCCCGCGAGCAGGACGTTGCGGGCTGCAGCCGCATGAGTAAGGCGCAGCTGGTGCAGGCGCTGGGCGGGTAG
- a CDS encoding serine hydrolase, with protein MNLRPLIAALLVTTAHAAPTVQGAWHGAFYRLTLTGLSARDGTISWTPDGTGADVRFAATLPTLTRIVPAAQDQLQISVTGHTVQVRSTQGRPLRVNLMPVRAGVEGPARFTAIDVYPEEAWTDYEPVPVTPCRAPAPVPELPYQPPRFASGPLGFYLAQIDPRTGQPLRVITHDPDSLYPLASTFKQIVLWGTLRDVQAGRLTLNTRLTVTEANRSIEFYQPGTRTVQNLATQAIAASENTASDVLHLRYGPDRLQALVTAQGACNTRVNTTTKAWWAAQAGLLPGVYGPDLISGAAQAFALPSAQEAALRARAVTQAQTLNADRVLDNLDRYFFSPAYHPQTEVQIQNRSTPREWATLITRMYLDPSLSASNRAFLRDTLAKGCCRTKDPTVTYWGSKAGSGWRNVTISGLLSLNTGQTFVYAYFNNGSDTIESLLIEKQLPDIARYVLDNAKRLASSAP; from the coding sequence ATGAACCTGCGTCCCCTGATCGCCGCGCTGCTCGTCACGACCGCCCACGCTGCCCCCACCGTGCAGGGCGCGTGGCACGGCGCGTTCTACCGCCTGACCCTGACCGGACTCAGCGCCCGCGACGGCACGATCAGCTGGACGCCCGACGGCACCGGCGCGGACGTGCGCTTCGCCGCCACGCTGCCCACGCTGACCCGCATCGTCCCCGCCGCGCAGGACCAGCTGCAGATCAGCGTGACCGGCCACACCGTGCAGGTCCGCAGTACCCAGGGTCGCCCCCTGCGCGTGAACCTGATGCCCGTCCGCGCCGGCGTGGAAGGTCCAGCCCGCTTCACCGCCATCGACGTGTACCCCGAGGAAGCCTGGACGGACTACGAACCCGTTCCGGTCACGCCCTGCCGCGCGCCCGCCCCGGTCCCGGAACTGCCGTACCAGCCGCCCCGCTTCGCCAGCGGCCCCCTCGGCTTCTACCTGGCGCAGATTGACCCCCGGACCGGCCAGCCGCTGCGCGTCATCACGCACGACCCCGACAGCCTCTACCCCCTGGCCAGCACGTTCAAGCAGATCGTCCTGTGGGGCACCCTGCGCGACGTGCAGGCCGGACGCCTGACCCTGAACACCCGCCTGACCGTCACCGAAGCCAACCGCAGCATCGAGTTCTACCAGCCCGGCACGCGCACCGTACAGAACCTCGCCACGCAGGCCATCGCGGCCAGCGAGAACACCGCCAGCGACGTCCTGCACCTGCGCTACGGCCCGGACCGCCTCCAGGCGCTCGTGACCGCGCAGGGGGCGTGCAACACCCGCGTCAACACCACCACCAAGGCGTGGTGGGCGGCGCAGGCGGGCCTGCTTCCCGGCGTATACGGCCCCGACCTGATCAGCGGCGCGGCGCAGGCCTTCGCCCTCCCTTCAGCCCAGGAAGCCGCGCTGCGCGCCCGCGCCGTCACGCAGGCGCAGACCCTGAACGCCGACCGCGTTCTGGACAACCTGGACCGGTACTTCTTCAGCCCCGCCTACCACCCGCAGACCGAGGTGCAGATCCAGAACCGCAGCACCCCCCGCGAGTGGGCCACGCTGATCACCCGCATGTACCTCGACCCCAGCCTCAGCGCCAGCAACCGCGCCTTCCTGCGCGACACCCTGGCCAAAGGATGCTGCCGCACCAAGGACCCCACCGTCACGTACTGGGGTTCCAAGGCCGGCAGCGGCTGGCGGAACGTCACCATCAGCGGCCTGCTCAGCCTGAACACCGGGCAGACCTTCGTGTACGCCTACTTCAACAACGGTTCGGACACCATCGAGAGCCTGCTCATCGAAAAGCAACTCCCCGACATTGCCCGGTACGTGCTCGACAACGCCAAACGCCTCGCCAGCAGCGCCCCGTAA
- a CDS encoding YwbE family protein — translation MPPVRSQIQPGVTVDIVQKQDQPTGRLTRGVVAALLTRSPSHPHGIKVRLTSGEVGRVQAVISVQPSI, via the coding sequence ATGCCTCCTGTCCGTTCTCAGATTCAGCCCGGCGTGACCGTGGATATCGTTCAGAAGCAGGACCAGCCGACCGGGCGGCTGACGCGGGGAGTGGTGGCGGCGCTCCTGACGCGTTCCCCTTCGCACCCGCATGGGATCAAGGTTCGCCTGACCAGTGGGGAAGTTGGGCGGGTGCAGGCGGTCATCTCTGTACAGCCAAGCATCTAG
- a CDS encoding SDR family oxidoreductase, giving the protein MLTGKVAFITEGASGIGAGTARRFAQEGARVALADVQPEEGEKVRDEITQAGGEALYVPCDVSDEQSVRDAIEATVAAYGRLDIVFANAGINGVWAPIDELHPDEWDRTLNINLRGTYLTVHYAVPHLKRAGGGSILITSSVNGNRTFSSAGASAYSASKAGQVALTKMIALELGRHNIRCNAICPGLIHTNIQERTNQRHTDQIGIKVELPDGNPALHGGEGEPVDVADACLFLASDLGRHVSGTELYVDGGASLLR; this is encoded by the coding sequence ATGCTGACAGGCAAGGTCGCCTTCATCACCGAGGGCGCCAGCGGGATCGGCGCCGGTACCGCGCGGCGCTTCGCGCAGGAAGGCGCGCGGGTCGCGCTGGCCGACGTGCAACCCGAAGAGGGCGAGAAGGTCCGTGACGAGATCACCCAGGCGGGTGGGGAAGCCCTGTACGTGCCCTGCGACGTCAGTGACGAGCAGTCCGTCCGGGACGCCATCGAGGCAACCGTCGCCGCGTACGGGCGACTTGACATCGTGTTCGCCAATGCCGGCATCAACGGCGTGTGGGCCCCCATCGACGAACTGCACCCTGACGAGTGGGACAGGACCCTGAACATCAACCTGCGCGGCACGTACCTCACCGTGCACTACGCCGTGCCGCACCTGAAACGCGCGGGCGGCGGCAGCATCCTGATCACCAGCAGCGTCAACGGCAACCGCACCTTCTCCAGCGCGGGCGCCAGCGCCTACAGCGCCTCCAAAGCCGGACAGGTGGCCTTAACGAAAATGATCGCGCTGGAACTCGGCCGGCACAACATCCGCTGCAACGCCATCTGCCCCGGCCTGATCCACACGAACATCCAAGAGCGCACCAACCAGCGCCACACCGACCAGATCGGCATCAAGGTCGAACTGCCCGACGGCAACCCCGCCCTGCACGGCGGGGAAGGCGAACCGGTGGACGTCGCCGACGCCTGCCTGTTCCTCGCGTCCGACCTGGGCCGACACGTGTCCGGCACCGAACTGTACGTGGACGGCGGCGCGTCCCTGCTGCGCTAG